A region from the Lolium perenne isolate Kyuss_39 chromosome 4, Kyuss_2.0, whole genome shotgun sequence genome encodes:
- the LOC127294414 gene encoding probable indole-3-acetic acid-amido synthetase GH3.7 — MFVTGPLHSLSSLRPTAALSPDLGRRRSRSGTRLGYSSPSAACPPCSINLAASPSEPTKAIASLLPEFDPADAGAGRGLVERLTADAAALQQDVLTEILTRNAHTEYLRRFLDGLPPGASAADLREAFKERVPVVRYEDIKPYVYRIVSGEPSSVLCSERITDLVRSSGTSGGHQKLYPSTTEKLHQRMFYNALEAAVRKMHLHADQEKCGKGMYLMFTFPGNPTMSGLPVHSSGTAYCYSSHFRDHDIHRNTSPIEAVYCPDVKQSMYCQLLCGLIDRRIVDHVGGAFAHGFVKGVRFLEDNWEEMCSNIRTGHLSDWIAHVPLRDAISQRYLRQPDPALADEIVSQCAGRPWDGILRRLWPGARYILTIVTGSMSQYIPILESYGAGLPIVSHMYVSTECAAGINLRPLDPPSRASYALLPNIAYYEFAEVKRGDDDMVQRTTDNFGGLKLVDLMNVKIGRCYELVITTSAGLYRYRVGDLLTVSGFYNATPLFQFSGRHNVALNIDFECITEEDLLKAISQAYELHLRPLGYMFGGTTAYADISTLPGHYILFWELVRAAESNHIASDIDRTVMEKCCLTVEGCFDQMYRKSRHRGSIRALEIRVVKPGAFDALMDFFVSRCTSPSQYKTPTAIRSEEALMVLEERVSGRFFNPETPSGPVYEYERK; from the exons ATGTTTGTGACAGGGCCACTCCACTCCCTTTCGTCGCTGCGTCCGACAGCAGCGCTCTCTCCAGATCTCGGCCGACGGCGGTCGCGGTCTGGCACTCGTCTGGGCTACAGCTCGCCGTCGGCTGCCTGTCCACCCTGCAGCATTAACCTAGCCGCCTCACCAAGCGAGCCCACCAAAGCAATAGCGTCGCTGCTGCCGGAGTTCGATCCGGCGGACGCGGGTGCCGGCCGCGGCCTCGTCGAGCGCCTCACCGCCGACGCGGCGGCGCTCCAGCAGGACGTCCTAACCGAGATCCTCACCAGGAACGCCCACACCGAGTACCTCCGCCGCTTCCTGGATGGCTTGCCACCAGGCGCCTCGGCCGCCGACCTCCGAGAGGCCTTCAAGGAGCGCGTGCCCGTGGTCAGGTACGAGGACATCAAGCCGTACGTGTACCGCATCGTCTCCGGCGAGCCTTCCAGCGTCCTCTGCTCCGAGCGCATCACCGACCTCGTCAGAAG CTCGGGCACATCCGGGGGGCACCAGAAGCTCTATCCATCCACCACGGAGAAGCTCCACCAGAGGATGTTCTACAATGCCTTAGAGGCAGCCGTGAGGAAGAT GCATTTGCATGCTGATCAGGAGAAATGCGGCAAGGGAATGTACCTCATGTTCACCTTCCCTGGGAACCCGACCATGTCCGGCTTGCCCGTCCACTCGTCTGGTACCGCCTACTGCTACAGCAGCCATTTCAGGGATCACGACATCCACAGGAACACTAGCCCCATCGAGGCAGTCTACTGCCCAGATGTCAAGCAGAGCATGTACTGCCAGTTGCTCTGCGGCCTGATTGACCGACGAATCGTCGACCATGTCGGCGGCGCCTTCGCTCACGGTTTTGTGAAAGGGGTCAGGTTCTTGGAAGATAACTGGGAGGAGATGTGCTCCAACATCCGCACTGGACATCTCAGCGACTGGATAGCGCATGTTCCTTTGCGTGATGCCATCTCTCAGCGTTACCTGCGACAGCCTGACCCAGCACTAGCCGATGAGATCGTGTCCCAGTGTGCCGGGAGGCCTTGGGATGGGATACTGAGGAGGCTATGGCCAGGAGCACGGTACATCCTCACCATTGTCACCGGCTCCATGTCGCAGTACATTCCAATTCTCGAGAGCTATGGTGCTGGGTTACCGATTGTTTCGCACATGTACGTGTCTACGGAGTGCGCTGCAGGGATCAATCTAAGGCCTCTTGATCCGCCTTCCCGCGCGTCGTATGCATTGCTTCCAAACATTGCATACTACGAGTTCGCAGAGGTCAAGCGTGGTGATGATGACATGGTGCAACGAACAACTGATAATTTTGGTGGGTTAAAGCTTGTGGATCTTATGAATGTCAAAATCGGTCGGTGCTATGAGCTGGTTATCACCACCTCTGCAG GACTTTACAGGTACCGAGTGGGTGACCTTTTGACAGTGAGTGGATTCTACAACGCAACGCCACTATTTCAGTTCTCCGGGCGGCACAATGTTGCCTTAAACATTGACTTCGAGTGTATAACCGAGGAGGACCTCCTCAAGGCCATTTCGCAAGCATATGAGCTGCACCTTAGGCCTCTTGGTTACATGTTTGGTGGTACCACTGCATATGCGGACATATCCACCTTGCCTGGCCACTACATCCTCTTCTGGGAGCTGGTCCGTGCAGCTGAGAGTAACCATATTGCCAGTGATATCGACCGGACTGTCATGGAGAAGTGCTGTCTGACCGTGGAAGGATGCTTCGATCAGATGTACCGCAAAAGCCGGCACCGTGGGTCGATCAGGGCACTGGAGATAAGGGTGGTGAAACCTGGTGCATTTGATGCTCTGATGGATTTCTTCGTGTCTAGGTGCACATCGCCCAGCCAGTACAAAACTCCAACGGCTATTCGATCAGAAGAAGCGCTGATGGTGTTAGAGGAGAGGGTGTCAGGAAGGTTCTTTAACCCAGAAACACCCAGCGGCCCTGTGTATGAATACGAGAGGAAATGA